A stretch of the Aegilops tauschii subsp. strangulata cultivar AL8/78 chromosome 4, Aet v6.0, whole genome shotgun sequence genome encodes the following:
- the LOC109776019 gene encoding MEIOTIC F-BOX protein MOF-like: MEVAGGKRKRAASSDAGAGDGTDCLSNLPDCLLHGILSQLRSRQAVQTCALSRRWRQLWRAVPCVDIDAADFLVQVDGNPTIVVSDPSDHETEAALARLEDFADSLLSHRSLSAAFMPGSALDTLRLRIHRQDTGGPRSSTGTAMLSRWIRRGLRLSPAELDVTVDGGPIKLPSLFSSAGGRRITKLRLDNVLLHRDAEGLLGSGGLPALEDLELSNVVLLPGVSVIASDTLRTLTVVDASRQSGLRRRSIIRIVAPRLASLRLEFRLARLTTVSFTVDEASSSCLAHASLRVLDIGEPRQDDDDHDDDSDGDDSGGDELQCRRDRASAGGAG, encoded by the coding sequence ATGGAAGTCGCCGGCGGCAAACGAAAGCGCGCGGCCTCCTCCGATGCAGGCGCAGGTGACGGCACGGACTGCCTGAGCAACCTTCCGGACTGCCTCCTCCACGGCATCCTCTCGCAGCTCCGGTCCCGGCAGGCCGTGCAGACGTGCGCCCTGTCGCGGCGGTGGCGCCAGCTCTGGCGCGCCGTCCCCTGCGTCGACATCGACGCCGCGGACTTCCTGGTCCAAGTCGATGGGAATCCCACGATTGTTGTCTCCGATCCATCGGATCACGAGACTGAGGCGGCGCTGGCCAGGCTGGAGGATTTCGCCGACAGTCTGCTGTCCCACCGCAGCCTCTCCGCCGCCTTCATGCCGGGGTCGGCGTTGGACACCCTGCGCCTGCGCATCCATCGCCAGGATACAGGAGGCCCACGCAGCAGCACCGGCACGGCGATGCTCAGCAGGTGGATTCGCCGCGGCCTGAGGCTGTCGCCGGCGGAGCTCGACGTGACCGTCGACGGCGGCCCGATCAAGCTACCCTCCCTCTTCTCCTCTGCTGGCGGCCGCCGCATCACCAAGCTCCGCCTTGACAACGTGCTCCTCCACAGGGACGCCGAGGGCCTCCTCGGCTCTGGCGGGCTCCCCGCCCTTGAGGACCTGGAGCTCAGTAACGTCGTCCTCCTGCCCGGGGTGTCGGTGATCGCGTCGGACACGCTCAGGACCCTCACCGTCGTCGACGCGTCCCGGCAAAGTGGACTAAGGCGCAGGAGCATCATCCGCATCGTCGCACCTCGCCTGGCATCGCTGAGGCTCGAGTTCCGGCTCGCCCGCCTCACCACGGTTAGTTTCACCGTAGACGAGGCATCATCCTCCTGTCTCGCCCACGCATCCCTCCGCGTACTGGACATCGGCGAGCCTCGGCAAGACGACGACGACCACGACGACGACAGCGACGGCGATGATTCTGGCGGCGACGAACTACAATGTCGCCGCGACCGAGCTTCTGCAGGCGGTGCTGGATGA